AATTTCCGCAGTGTTACATTTAATATTAGGTGTGAACACGTCTAATTTCAAAGGAGGTTCTTCAAATGGCTCTACAATCTCACCAATACCGCTGACATTGGCACTGTGATAATTATAAACAAAAAAAGGCACATCTGCGCCCACCTTGATACCAATTTGTGCGAGGGTATCATGATCTAAATTTAATGCGGCCATATCATTGACAAGATGCAAGAAACTCGCCGCATCACTGCTTCCACCGCCCAATCCGGCAAAAGAGGGAATGTGTTTTTCTACGGTGAGACTATAGCGGTCAAATAATGCCGTTAACGCGGCTTTAAATCCCGCTTCTTGGAGTGCAACATAGGCTTTATAGATAGTATTCTGCTGCAATGCACATCCAAATTCTCCATGCAATTCAAAGGGCTCTTCGGTTTTTTTCGGCGTGAGGACAAGAACATCATAAAGATTCTCAACGCGCATAAATCGTGATTGCAATTCATGATAATGCCCTCTTTTCCCTACAATTTTAAGAAAAATATTGACTTTGGCAAATGCGTGATAGGTCATTTTTTTAATTTTTGACTGAGTTGAGATAATTCTTGCAAATTGACTTTTTGCACCGCTTGAATATTTGAATCCTTCACCGCCTCTTCTAACTCTTTTCTGAGAATTAAAACATCTTTTGGCGCATCGATACCAATACGCACGACGCCTTTTGAAACCTCAACGACGGTGATAGATATCGTCTCATCTATCAGGATAGATTCTCCAATTTTTCTCGATAATATTAACACAATTTTACCTTATTTAAAACATAATCTACCCCATCATCATGTAATTCAACGAGGGCAAATTCATCATTATTTACAATCTTGTAAATACCATTGTCTTGCTTGTCAAAGTTTTGTTTATCCAATTTTCTGCCCAATATGATATCTTCCATTTCACCACGATAATCAATCGATTCCACATTAATAAAATCAAGCGGCGCCAATGCTTTTTCATCATGATACTCAAAACGTCCCTCACTGAAGCGATGCAAAGCGCTCAAAATTCCATCAACGCCTAGTTTTTGAGCGAAAAGATTGCCAATGCTTCGGACATATCCTCCCTCGCTGATACTGATTTCAAAGGTGAGAAAAGGGTGCATATAATGCACAATTTTAAGATCATAAATCGTACTTTTTATTGTTTTGAGCTCAAAATCACACGCATCCCGTGCCAACTGATACGCCCGTTTACCAGCGATGCGTTTTGCGCTGTATTTGGGAGGTAAATATTCAAGCTCTCCGATGAAACTTTGAGCAACAATATTGATAGAATCCATAGAAAAAGGCATCAATGTTTTGACCTCTTCTACTTTTTCGATATCCAATGTGGGACTGCTCGCCCCAAGCCACAACGTCGCGCGGTATTTTTTGGGGGCCTTATCCAAAAAGCGAAAGAGTTTGGTGTATTGACCAAAGGCCATA
This genomic window from Sulfurospirillum sp. 1612 contains:
- a CDS encoding 4-(cytidine 5'-diphospho)-2-C-methyl-D-erythritol kinase, which gives rise to MTYHAFAKVNIFLKIVGKRGHYHELQSRFMRVENLYDVLVLTPKKTEEPFELHGEFGCALQQNTIYKAYVALQEAGFKAALTALFDRYSLTVEKHIPSFAGLGGGSSDAASFLHLVNDMAALNLDHDTLAQIGIKVGADVPFFVYNYHSANVSGIGEIVEPFEEPPLKLDVFTPNIKCNTAEIYKAFREHYKIDLELSDKMSHMKSKTLLETYQDYELNDLLSPAIKVNKQIEDYRKKDWFFSGSGSSFFSMKETDKNG
- the csrA gene encoding carbon storage regulator CsrA; amino-acid sequence: MLILSRKIGESILIDETISITVVEVSKGVVRIGIDAPKDVLILRKELEEAVKDSNIQAVQKVNLQELSQLSQKLKK
- the truB gene encoding tRNA pseudouridine(55) synthase TruB translates to MNRLFVAYKPKNISSNFFLKKIKRKYGVKKAGFSGTLDPFAEGVLIMAFGQYTKLFRFLDKAPKKYRATLWLGASSPTLDIEKVEEVKTLMPFSMDSINIVAQSFIGELEYLPPKYSAKRIAGKRAYQLARDACDFELKTIKSTIYDLKIVHYMHPFLTFEISISEGGYVRSIGNLFAQKLGVDGILSALHRFSEGRFEYHDEKALAPLDFINVESIDYRGEMEDIILGRKLDKQNFDKQDNGIYKIVNNDEFALVELHDDGVDYVLNKVKLC